A region of Mesorhizobium sp. AR02 DNA encodes the following proteins:
- a CDS encoding CocE/NonD family hydrolase: MVRTEFPFAVETVDPLWITLADGTRIAATLWRPRTEGKVPVIVEMVPYRRRDGTVARDIDIHPWLAGHGIACARIDIRGSGDSDGDLADEYLPREQEDACEIIAHLAAQPWCNGAVGMTGISWGGFNALQVAARRPPALKAIIANCATDDRYADDIHYMGGALLTEQEMWSNFMLVKKAMAPDPQIVGDAWHAMWMSRLAATSSLSEVWLAHQRRDNYWRQGSVCEDHAAIECAVMAVCGWEDSYSNFVPRLLEHLPGPKLGIVGPWSHAYPCRGAPGPLIGYLQEALRWWRHWLCGEDTGIMDEPLYRVWVTGEERPQPFYLPDHAGSWAAEDQWPSPRIERRTLHLNATGLSSEPAPGATLSVRSPATAGRDCGRWGGYGGSCPDMPIDQRREDGLALCFDTAPLDADLTLLGAPELDLLVSVDQPHVNLAARLCDVYPDGTSALMTYGVLNLSHRDSHEHPTPCPVGTPFRVKLKLNDFARIVPKGHRIRLALANQHWPILWPQPKLSTLSVVTGDSTVMLPVRPPSERDRDVRFEPAETAPPVPTTALGEGFDRRIVTEDVGSGVQTIALTSDHGRRRYDDRGITVSSANSDTMSIRADDPQSAKLVTEYRWAIASGDADTEATAVTELTADETHFNLSWRLEARERGTLVHSASATRRIRREFA, from the coding sequence GTGGTACGAACCGAGTTTCCCTTTGCCGTCGAAACCGTCGATCCGCTCTGGATCACGCTGGCCGACGGCACCCGCATTGCCGCGACGCTGTGGCGTCCGCGCACCGAGGGCAAGGTGCCTGTTATCGTCGAGATGGTGCCTTATCGCCGCCGTGACGGCACCGTTGCCCGCGACATCGATATCCATCCCTGGCTTGCCGGGCACGGCATTGCCTGCGCCCGCATAGACATTCGCGGCAGCGGCGATTCCGACGGCGATCTCGCCGACGAATATCTGCCGCGCGAACAGGAAGACGCCTGCGAGATCATCGCCCATCTGGCAGCCCAGCCTTGGTGCAACGGCGCTGTCGGCATGACCGGCATTTCCTGGGGCGGCTTCAACGCGCTGCAGGTCGCGGCGCGCCGGCCGCCGGCCTTGAAGGCCATCATCGCCAACTGCGCCACCGACGACCGCTACGCCGACGACATCCACTATATGGGCGGCGCGCTGCTCACCGAGCAGGAGATGTGGTCGAACTTCATGCTGGTGAAGAAGGCGATGGCGCCCGACCCGCAGATCGTCGGCGACGCCTGGCACGCCATGTGGATGAGCCGCCTTGCGGCGACGAGTTCACTGTCGGAGGTCTGGCTTGCGCATCAGCGCCGTGACAACTACTGGCGGCAGGGTTCGGTCTGCGAAGACCACGCCGCAATCGAATGCGCCGTCATGGCCGTCTGCGGCTGGGAGGACAGCTATTCGAACTTCGTGCCGCGCCTGCTCGAGCATCTGCCAGGGCCGAAGCTCGGCATTGTCGGGCCGTGGTCGCATGCCTATCCCTGTCGCGGCGCGCCGGGTCCGTTGATCGGCTATCTGCAGGAGGCGCTGCGCTGGTGGCGGCATTGGCTGTGTGGCGAAGACACCGGCATCATGGACGAGCCGCTTTACCGTGTCTGGGTCACCGGCGAAGAACGGCCGCAACCTTTTTATCTTCCCGATCATGCTGGCAGTTGGGCCGCCGAGGATCAGTGGCCGTCGCCGCGCATCGAGCGTCGCACGCTGCATCTGAACGCCACCGGATTGAGTAGCGAGCCCGCACCGGGGGCGACGCTTTCCGTCCGCTCGCCGGCCACCGCAGGCCGCGATTGCGGCCGCTGGGGTGGCTATGGCGGCTCCTGCCCCGACATGCCCATCGACCAGCGCCGCGAGGATGGTCTCGCACTCTGCTTCGACACCGCACCGCTCGACGCTGACCTGACCTTGCTTGGTGCACCGGAACTCGATCTGCTCGTCAGCGTCGACCAGCCGCATGTCAATCTCGCCGCCCGGCTCTGCGACGTCTATCCCGACGGCACCTCGGCGCTGATGACCTATGGCGTGCTCAATCTCAGCCACCGCGACAGCCATGAGCATCCGACGCCGTGTCCAGTCGGAACACCTTTTCGCGTCAAGCTGAAGCTCAATGATTTCGCCCGCATTGTGCCCAAGGGCCATCGCATCCGGCTGGCGCTGGCCAACCAGCATTGGCCGATCCTGTGGCCGCAGCCGAAATTGTCGACGCTGTCGGTCGTAACCGGCGACAGCACGGTGATGCTGCCGGTGCGCCCGCCATCGGAGCGCGACCGCGACGTCCGCTTTGAGCCGGCCGAAACCGCGCCGCCGGTCCCCACCACTGCCTTGGGCGAGGGCTTCGACCGCCGCATCGTCACCGAGGATGTCGGCTCTGGCGTACAGACCATCGCGCTGACTTCCGACCATGGACGCAGGCGCTATGACGATCGCGGCATCACCGTCTCCTCGGCCAACAGCGACACGATGAGCATCCGCGCCGATGATCCACAGTCGGCCAAGCTTGTCACCGAATATCGCTGGGCGATTGCCAGCGGCGATGCCGACACAGAGGCGACGGCGGTGACCGAACTGACAGCGGATGAGACCCATTTCAACTTGAGTTGGCGGCTCGAAGCGCGAGAACGGGGCACGCTCGTCCACAGCGCCTCGGCAACCCGGCGCATCAGGCGCGAATTCGCCTGA